The region ATGAATCTCGGGATTGACCCACGCCATTCGGATCAGATGGTGCGTGGTGTTGTCGCCATGCCTCATGGCACCGGCAAGACGATGCGTGTTGCTGTCTTCGCCCGTGATGACAAGGCGGAGGAAGCCAAGGCTGCTGGCGCCGATGTGGTTGGTGCTGAAGACCTGGCCGATGAAATCCAGAACGGCCGTCTTGATTTTGACCGCGTGATCGCAACCCCGGACATGATGGGTGTTGTCGGGCGTCTTGGTAAGATCCTCGGCACAAAAGGGCTGATGCCAAACCCAAAACTTGGCACGGTTACCCCCAATGTCGGCGATGCCGTGGCCGCCGCCAAGGCCGGGGAAGTGCAGTACCGTGCCGAAAAGGCGGGGATTGTTCATGCCGGGATCGGCAAGGTCAGCTTTGGTGAGGACAAGCTGCGTGAAAACGCGGCCGCTTTCATCGATGCCGTAGCCAAGGCACGCCCGAGCGGGGCGAAAGGTGTATTCATCCGGAAGATCAATGTCAGCTCCACCATGGGCGCCGGCGTTCAGGTCGATCCGGCCCGGGCCTCCTGAGGCCTCAAGGTTTCCGGTATTGAAAGATGCCGGATCGGGGCTTCGGCCCCACCTGTCCAAGACGGTAGGTGTGCCTCCGGGTGCTTAATATCCTATTCAGACGGGGAGAGCGAGAATTTCGCTTGAACTATGGGCAGGCCATGGGATGGCTGCAGTTGCAGGCATCCTTCGTGCAACCGGGGCTGGCAGGCCAGCCCCACAACTAGTGGAGACGATCGGTGAACAGAACCGAGAAAACGGAACTGATCGAAACCCTGCACGCAACCTTCAGCGATGCAGCCTCTGTGGTTGTAACGCATCAGGTTGGGCTGACTGTTGTTGAAAGCAGTGCGCTTAGGAACAAGATGCGGGAAAAAGGTGCCGCCTTCAAGGTCACCAAGAACCGTATTGCCAAAATCGCGCTGAAGGATACGGCTTACGAAACCCTGAGCGACTATTTCACCGGACCGACGGCCATTGGCACGTCATCTGACCCGGTGACCGCCGCAAAGGTGCTCGTGGATTTCGCCAAGGAAAACAGTAAATTGACCATTGTCGGGGGCGCCATTGGCGGCCAGATTCTGGACAAGGCCGGGGTTGAAGCCCTTGCCAAACTGCCTTCCCTGGACGAACTGCGTGCGAAACTGGTCGGGCTGCTTCAGGCACCTGCCACCAAGGTCGCGCGCGTTACCCAGGCTCCGGCTGCACAGCTGGCGCGGGTAATCCAGGCCAAGTCAGAGCAAGGTTAAATCTGGGCCCTGCCCACGATCTCTAAGTTCAAGCCAAAGGAGACAAAAATGGCTGATATTGAAAAAATTGCTGAAGACCTCTCATCCCTGACCGTTCTGGAAGCTGCCGAACTGGCCAAGCTGCTGGAAGAAAAATGGGGTGTTTCCGCTGCTGCCGCTCCGGTAGCTGTTGCTGCGGTTGCCGCTGGTGACGCTGGCGGTGCTGCTGCTGGTGAAGAACAGACCGAATTTGACGTTATTCTGGCCGCTGCCGGCGACAAGAAGATCAACGTCATCAAGGAAGTTCGCACCATTACCGGCCTTGGCCTCAAGGAAGCCAAGGACCTTGTTGAAGGCGCGCCAAAACCTGTCAAGGAAGGCGTCTCCAAGGATGAAGCCGCTAGCATCAAGGCGAAGCTGGAAGAAGCCGGCGCAACCGTCGAGGTCAAGTAATGGCTACGCCTGCTGGCGTATAATATTTCACCAAGCACCGGTCGGGTTTCCCTTCCGGTGCTTGGGTTTTGTTTGGTCCGGGAAATCCGGTCTTGATAAATTGTGTTAAATCAACGCTCTAAACACAAAGGATCATCCAATGACTTCTAATGTCACCGCCCTCAACAGTCGTAAACGTCTTCGTCATACTTTCGGTTCGATCACCGAAGTTGCGGCCATGCCGAACCTCATCGAAGTACAGCGTACGAGCTATGAGACGTTTCTGCAGCGGGACATTCCTGCCCATGAACGCGAAGATATCGGGCTTCAGGAAGTCTTCAAATCGGTGTTCCCGATCAATGATTTTGCCGGCAAGTCCATGCTCGAGTTCGTCTCCTACGAACTTGAAGATCCGAAATATGATGTTGAAGAGTGCCAGCAGCGCGGGATGACCTATGCCTCGCCGCTCAAGGTCATTCTCCGTCTGGTCGTCTGGGAAGAGGATGAGATCACTGGCACCCGCTCCATCCGTGATATCAAGGAGCAGGATGTCTATATGGGCGACATGCCGCTGATGACGGGCAACGGGACATTTATTGTCAACGGCACCGAGCGCGTGATTGTCTCGCAGATGCACCGCTCGCCTGGCGTCTTCTTTGACCATGACCGGGGCAAGACGCATTCATCGGGCAAGCTTCTTTTTGCCGCTCGCGTGATACCATATCGCGGTTCCTGGCTTGATTTTGAATTCGATGCCAAAGACATGCTCAATGTCCGGATCGACCGCAAGCGCAAACTGCCTGCCACCACCTTCCTGATGGCCCTGACCGATGCGGCATCCGATGCCTATATCGAAAAGTGCAAGGCCGAAGGGATTGAGCCTGAGCGCAACAAGGTCAATGGCCTGTCGCGGGAAGACATTCTCGGGTATTTCTATGATACCATCACCTATTCCCGCAACAAGGACAGCTGGGAGACCGATTTCGACGCCTCCCGCCTTCGTGGCGCGCGCCTGGCCCATGATCTGGTTGACGCCTCCAATGGCAAGGTCGTGGTTGCTGCCGGAGAAAAGCTGACCCCGCGTGCGGTTCGCAAACTTGCCGAGAGCGGGATTGAAAAGATCCTGGTTCAGGAAGAGCAGATTTACGGCCATTATCTCGCCGAAGACATCGTGAATATGGAAACCGGTGAGGTGATTGCCGAAGCCGGAGATATCGTCAGCGAAGAGACACTGCAGGAGCTTTCAGCGATGAAGGCGGACTCCTTTGCCGTGCTGGCGATCGACAACGTAAATGTCGGTGCATTTCTGCGCAACACTCTCGCCGCTGACCGCAATAATTCGAGGGAAGAGGCGCTGATTGACATCTACCGGGTCATGCGCCCGGGTGAGCCGCCGACACTTGAAACCGCCGAAGCGCTGTTTCAAAGCCTCTTTTTTGATAAGGACAGATATGATCTTTCGTCCGTTGGCCGGGTCAAGCTCAACGCGCGTCTTGATCTTGAAGCCGATGACCAGATCCGGGTGCTGCGGCGCGAAGATATTCTCGCCATGCTCAAAGTGCTGGTGGAACTGAAAGACGGCAAGGGTGATATCGATGATATTGATCACCTTGGCAACCGCCGTGTCCGTTCGGTTGGCGAACTCATGGAAAACCAGTATCGCGTCGGTCTCCTGCGGATGGAACGCGCCATCAAGGAAAGAATGGGGTCGGTGGAAATCGATACCGTGATGCCGGCTGACCTCATCAATTCAAAGCCTGCTGCGGCAGCGGTCCGGGAGTTTTTCGGCTCATCCCAGCTGTCGCAGTTCATGGATCAGACCAACCCGCTTTCCGAGATCACGCATAAACGTCGTCTTTCGGCGCTTGGCCCGGGCGGGCTGACGCGTGAGCGCGCCGGATTTGAGGTTCGGGACGTGCACCCGACTCATTACGGCCGGATCTGCCCGATTGAAACACCTGAAGGCCCGAATATCGGTCTCATCAACTCGCTGGCCACTTTTGCCCAGATCAATCGATACGGGTTCATTGAAACACCTTACCGGACGGTCAAGGATGGCAAGGTGACCAGTGAAGTCACCTATATCTCGGCCATGGATGAATCCCGCTATACCATTGCCCAGGCCAACGCAGAACTGGATAAGTCCGGCCGCTTTGTCGGTGAATTGATCCCAATCCGTCGCGGTGGCGAGATTGGTCTTGCGCGTCCGGAAGATATTGATCTCATGGACGTTTCACCAAAGCAGCTTGTTTCGGTTGCCGCAGCCCTTATCCCGTTCCTTGAGAATGACGACGCCAACCGGGCGCTGATGGGATCAAACATGCAGCGCCAGGCTGTGCCGCTTATCAAGGCAGAAGCGCCGCTCGTGGGAACAGGCATGGAAGCTGTTGTTGCCCGTGACAGCGGGGTGACGATTGTCGCCCGCCGGAGCGGTGTCGTCGATCAGGTTGATGCCACGCGTATCGTTGTCCGTGCCGCGGAAAGCAGCGAAGATGATGTCTCGCCGGTGGATATCTATTCCCTCTTGAAATTCCAGCGGTCCAACCAGAACACCTGCATCACCCAGCGCCCGCTGGTCAAGGTCGGTGACGTGGTGAACAAGGGCGATATCATGGCCGATGGCCCATCCACCGAAGATGGGGAACTGGCTCTTGGCCGGAATGTGCTGGTCGCCTTCATGCCTTGGAACGGGTATAACTTTGAGGATTCCATCCTCATTTCCGAACGTATCGTGCGCGAGGATGTCTTCACCTCCATTCATATCGAAGAATATGAAATCATGGCCCGGGATACCAAACTCGGCATGGAGGAAATCACCCGTGATATTCCAAATGTCGGTGAAGAAGCGCTCAAGAATCTTGATGAAGCCGGCATGATCTATGTCGGCGCCGAGGTCAAGTCGGGCGATATTCTCGTCGGCAAGGTCACGCCTAAAGGTGAGACCCCGATGACCCCTGAAGAAAAGCTGCTGCGGGCTATCTTCGGCGAAAAAGCGTCGGATGTGCGTGATACGTCCCTTAGGGTGCCGCCCGGTGGTGCCGGTACGGTTGTTGAAGTGCGTGTCTTCTCCCGCCGCGGGGTCGACAAGGATGAACGCGCCCGGGCGATCGAACGGTTTGAGATCGAACGTCTCGCCAAGGACCGCGATGATGAAAAGGAAATTCTGGAACGCGGCTTCTATGGCCGTCTGAAGGAAATGCTCATCAACCAGACCATTGCTACCGGCCCGAAAGGTGTTACGTCTGGCAGTCGTATCAGTGGCGCGATGCTCGACGATATGCCGCGCTCCAACTGGCCTTCGATCACCGTCAAGAATGATGCCAATCAGAAGGCTATCGAAGCACAGATCGCCAATTTCGAGGATTCGGTCAAGGCTCTTGAGGCGAGATTCAACGACAAGGTGGACAAGCTTCAGCGCGGCGACGAGTTGCTTCCCGGCGTGATGAAAATGGTCAAGGTCTTCGTTGCGGTGAAGCGCAAGCTGCAGCCCGGCGACAAAATGGCAGGCCGTCATGGAAATAAAGGCGTGATCTCACGCATTCTGCCAGCGGAAGACATGCCGTATCTCGAAGATGGGACACCGGTTGACATCGTGCTCAACCCGCTTGGCGTGCCATCACGCATGAATGTGGGGCAGATTCTCGAAACACATCTTGGCTGGGCCTCTGCCGGTCTTGGCAAGCAGATCGGTGCTGCTGCCGAAGCTGCCGGACGAAGCGGCAAGGCGGAAGATCTCCGCAAGATGATGAAGAAGATCTACTCCAAGGAAGAGTTCGATACCACCATCACGGCGATGGAAGATGACCAGCTGATCGAGCAGGGGAATCTTCTCTCTCGCGGGGTGCCGATGGGCACGCCGGTCTTTGACGGCGCAAAGGAAGCCGATGTGCGGGCGCTGCTCAAGGAAGCAGGCTTGAGTGAAACCGGACAGGAATGGCTGACCGACGGGCGCACCGGCGAAGTCTTCGACCGGCCGGTGACGGTGGGGTATATCTATATGCTCAAACTGCACCATCTTGTCGATGACAAGATCCATGCGCGTTCCATTGGTCCATACTCGCTTGTCACCCAGCAGCCGCTCGGTGGTAAGGCGCAGTTTGGTGGCCAGCGGTTCGGGGAGATGGAAGTCTGGGCTCTCGAAGCCTATGGTGCCGCCTATACATTGCAGGAAATGCTGACGGTCAAGTCCGATGACGTTTCGGGCCGGACCAAGGTCTATGAAGCCATTGTCCGGGGTGACGATGATTTCGAGGCCGGCATTCCTGAATCCTTTAACGTTCTTGTCAAGGAACTGCGGTCCCTTGGCCTGAATGTTGATCTGCACGAATCCGAATATTAATCCAGGGAGTCGATGATGAACGAATTGATGAACCCGTTTGGCCAGGCGCCAAGCTCGCAAAGCTTCGACAAGATCAAAATCTCCATTGCCTCCCCGGAACGGATCCGGTCCTGGTCGTTTGGTGAGAT is a window of Alphaproteobacteria bacterium LSUCC0684 DNA encoding:
- the rplA gene encoding 50S ribosomal protein L1; the encoded protein is MAQGKKLKAAYEKIDRMSQYSLEEAIKMVKGNAAASFDETVEISMNLGIDPRHSDQMVRGVVAMPHGTGKTMRVAVFARDDKAEEAKAAGADVVGAEDLADEIQNGRLDFDRVIATPDMMGVVGRLGKILGTKGLMPNPKLGTVTPNVGDAVAAAKAGEVQYRAEKAGIVHAGIGKVSFGEDKLRENAAAFIDAVAKARPSGAKGVFIRKINVSSTMGAGVQVDPARAS
- the rplL gene encoding 50S ribosomal protein L7/L12; protein product: MADIEKIAEDLSSLTVLEAAELAKLLEEKWGVSAAAAPVAVAAVAAGDAGGAAAGEEQTEFDVILAAAGDKKINVIKEVRTITGLGLKEAKDLVEGAPKPVKEGVSKDEAASIKAKLEEAGATVEVK
- the rplJ gene encoding 50S ribosomal protein L10 yields the protein MNRTEKTELIETLHATFSDAASVVVTHQVGLTVVESSALRNKMREKGAAFKVTKNRIAKIALKDTAYETLSDYFTGPTAIGTSSDPVTAAKVLVDFAKENSKLTIVGGAIGGQILDKAGVEALAKLPSLDELRAKLVGLLQAPATKVARVTQAPAAQLARVIQAKSEQG
- the rpoB gene encoding DNA-directed RNA polymerase subunit beta, with translation MTSNVTALNSRKRLRHTFGSITEVAAMPNLIEVQRTSYETFLQRDIPAHEREDIGLQEVFKSVFPINDFAGKSMLEFVSYELEDPKYDVEECQQRGMTYASPLKVILRLVVWEEDEITGTRSIRDIKEQDVYMGDMPLMTGNGTFIVNGTERVIVSQMHRSPGVFFDHDRGKTHSSGKLLFAARVIPYRGSWLDFEFDAKDMLNVRIDRKRKLPATTFLMALTDAASDAYIEKCKAEGIEPERNKVNGLSREDILGYFYDTITYSRNKDSWETDFDASRLRGARLAHDLVDASNGKVVVAAGEKLTPRAVRKLAESGIEKILVQEEQIYGHYLAEDIVNMETGEVIAEAGDIVSEETLQELSAMKADSFAVLAIDNVNVGAFLRNTLAADRNNSREEALIDIYRVMRPGEPPTLETAEALFQSLFFDKDRYDLSSVGRVKLNARLDLEADDQIRVLRREDILAMLKVLVELKDGKGDIDDIDHLGNRRVRSVGELMENQYRVGLLRMERAIKERMGSVEIDTVMPADLINSKPAAAAVREFFGSSQLSQFMDQTNPLSEITHKRRLSALGPGGLTRERAGFEVRDVHPTHYGRICPIETPEGPNIGLINSLATFAQINRYGFIETPYRTVKDGKVTSEVTYISAMDESRYTIAQANAELDKSGRFVGELIPIRRGGEIGLARPEDIDLMDVSPKQLVSVAAALIPFLENDDANRALMGSNMQRQAVPLIKAEAPLVGTGMEAVVARDSGVTIVARRSGVVDQVDATRIVVRAAESSEDDVSPVDIYSLLKFQRSNQNTCITQRPLVKVGDVVNKGDIMADGPSTEDGELALGRNVLVAFMPWNGYNFEDSILISERIVREDVFTSIHIEEYEIMARDTKLGMEEITRDIPNVGEEALKNLDEAGMIYVGAEVKSGDILVGKVTPKGETPMTPEEKLLRAIFGEKASDVRDTSLRVPPGGAGTVVEVRVFSRRGVDKDERARAIERFEIERLAKDRDDEKEILERGFYGRLKEMLINQTIATGPKGVTSGSRISGAMLDDMPRSNWPSITVKNDANQKAIEAQIANFEDSVKALEARFNDKVDKLQRGDELLPGVMKMVKVFVAVKRKLQPGDKMAGRHGNKGVISRILPAEDMPYLEDGTPVDIVLNPLGVPSRMNVGQILETHLGWASAGLGKQIGAAAEAAGRSGKAEDLRKMMKKIYSKEEFDTTITAMEDDQLIEQGNLLSRGVPMGTPVFDGAKEADVRALLKEAGLSETGQEWLTDGRTGEVFDRPVTVGYIYMLKLHHLVDDKIHARSIGPYSLVTQQPLGGKAQFGGQRFGEMEVWALEAYGAAYTLQEMLTVKSDDVSGRTKVYEAIVRGDDDFEAGIPESFNVLVKELRSLGLNVDLHESEY